One window of the Triticum dicoccoides isolate Atlit2015 ecotype Zavitan chromosome 3B, WEW_v2.0, whole genome shotgun sequence genome contains the following:
- the LOC119274589 gene encoding photosystem I reaction center subunit XI, chloroplastic — MATAYAPPMASQVMKSGLVCSKPRGMSGASLTRRPRFVVKAVKSDKPTYQVVQPINGDPFIGSLETPVTSSPLVAWYLSNLPAYRTAVSPLLRGIEVGLAHGYLLVGPFALTGPLRNTPIHGQAGTLGAIGLVSILSVCLTMYGVASFNEGAPSTAPALTLTGRKKEADKLQTAEGWSQFTGGFFFGGVSGAIWAYFLLYVLDLPYFFK; from the exons ATGGCCACAGCATATGCTCCTCCGATGGCGAGCCAGGTGATGAAGAGCGGCTTGGTGTGCTCCAAGCCGCGGGGAATGTCTGGCGCTTCGCTCACCAGGAGGCCACGCTTCGTCGTCAAGGCTGTCAAGTCTGACAAG CCGACGTACCAGGTGGTCCAGCCCATCAACGGCGACCCATTCATCGGCAGCCTGGAGACGCCCGTCACCTCCAGCCCCCTCGTCGCCTGGTACCTCTCCAACCTCCCCGCGTACCGCACCGCCGTCAGCCCGCTCCTCCGCGGCATCGAGGTCGGCCTCGCCCATGGCTACCTCCTCGTCGGCCCCTTCGCGCTCACCGGCCCGCTCCGCAACACGCCAATTCACGGCCAGGCAGGCACTCTCGGCGCCATCGGCCTCGTCTCCATCCTTAGCGTCTGCCTCACCATGTACGGTGTCGCCTCCTTCaacgagggcgcgccctccaccgcgCCCGCCCTCACGCTCACCGGCCGCAAGAAGGAGGCCGACAAGCTGCAGACCGCCGAAGGGTGGTCCCAGTTCACCGGAGGCTTCTTCTTCGGCGGTGTCTCCGGCGCCATCTGGGCCTACTTCCTTCTCTACGTGCTCGACCTCCCATACTTCTTCAAGTAG